A genomic window from Pyricularia oryzae 70-15 chromosome 7, whole genome shotgun sequence includes:
- a CDS encoding gut esterase 1 has protein sequence MAPSILTASLQLLSLGVALVAASPCVKTCPPDLKDRLVTETTNGRVIGHVASNTSCVVEYLGIPYAKPPVGQLRFAAPEKITGPPSTYEAAKYGLDCPSVPSAPPTFPDLTPQALRIVSYFAGASGTPQGEDCLTLNVWSRASAKQPAAKKPILVFFHGGRFAIGNTNSPMYTGKYLAEAEDLVVVTVTYRLSVFGFPGAPGLESQNLGIRDQRAAVEWVRDNAAAFGGDASRITISGQSSGGVAVDYWTYAYSDDPIAHAIVATSGNAFSFPVNAPGVPERNWNTVVEAVGCGADADEMACMRRANWSAINAAAGAVRPAASSSVLRSVPAFYPIPDGEIVFAPEEYVNRTAQNSFAPIPTLMGHNHNEDGYYRLPVFRNGVIPTPAQVQTFLLESFTCPVSFQSQARAARGVPAFAYRFMADWDNTRLFPTSGAYHGVDLHMVFGASQDTSGLPPSPDQKRLTRLMQRMWASFSADPAEGLTKALGWPVWDPESETLAVLGRNNSPGVSYVKPGEFDALCGTVTLGALGVPV, from the coding sequence ATGGCCCCCTCAATCCTGACCGCGAGTCTTCAGCTGCTTTCTTTGGGTGTTGCCCTGGTTGCCGCTTCGCCCTGCGTCAAGACGTGCCCTCCTGATTTGAAGGATCGGCTCGTCACCGAGACCACCAACGGGCGAGTCATTGGCCACGTCGCGTCAAACACGTCGTGTGTGGTCGAGTACCTTGGCATCCCTTATGCGAAGCCACCCGTAGGTCAGCTTCGCTTCGCCGCTCCCGAAAAGATCACCGGCCCGCCTTCCACCTACGAAGCGGCCAAATATGGACTCGACTGCCCCTCGGTCCCGTCCGCCCCGCCCACCTTCCCGGACCTGACGCCGCAGGCCCTGCGCATCGTCAGCTACTTCGCCGGCGCCTCGGGAACCCCGCAGGGCGAGGACTGCCTCACCCTCAACGTCTGGTCCCGGGCGTCGGCCAAGCAACCCGCCGCCAAGAAGCCCATCCTCGTCTTCTTCCACGGCGGCCGCTTCGCCATCGGCAACACCAACAGCCCCATGTACACGGGCAAGTacctggccgaggccgaggacctcgtcgtcgtgaccGTCACCTACCGCCTCAGCGTCTTTGGCTTCCCCGGCGCCCCCGGCCTCGAGTCGCAGAACCTGGGCATCCGCGACCAgcgcgccgccgtcgagtGGGTGCGCGACAACGCGGCCGCGTTTGGCGGCGACGCCTCCCGCATCACCATCTCGGGCCAGTCGTCGGGCGGCGTCGCCGTCGACTACTGGACCTACGCGTACAGCGACGACCCCATCGCCCACGCCATCGTCGCCACCTCGGGCAACGCCTTTAGCTTCCCCGTCAACGCCCCCGGGGTCCCGGAGCGGAACTGGAACACGGTCGTCGAGGCCGTGGGGTgcggcgccgacgccgacgagaTGGCCTGCATGCGCCGCGCCAACTGGTCCGCCATCAACGCCGCGGCCGGCGCCGTCCGCCCGGCCGCCAGCTCCAGCGTGCTCCGGTCCGTGCCGGCCTTTTACCCGATCCCGGACGGCGAGATTGTGTTTGCGCCCGAGGAGTACGTGAACAGGACGGCGCAGAACTCCTTCGCGCCGATCCCCACCCTCATGGGCCACAACCACAACGAGGACGGCTACTACCGCCTGCCCGTGTTCCGCAACGGCGTGATCCCCACGCCCGCGCAGGTGCAGACCTTCCTGCTCGAGTCCTTCACCTGCCCCGTGTCGTTCCAGTCGCAGGCCAGGGCCGCGCGCGGCGTGCCGGCCTTTGCCTACCGCTTCATGGCCGACTGGGACAACACGCGCCTGTTCCCCACCAGCGGCGCCTACCACGGCGTCGACCTGCACATGGTCTTTGGCGCCTCCCAGGACACGAGCGGCCTGCCGCCGTCGCCCGACCAAAAGAGGCTGACCCGCCTGATGCAGCGCATGTGGGCCAGCTTCAGCGCCGACCCCGCCGAGGGCTTGACCAAGGCCCTGGGCTGGCCCGTCTGGGACCCCGAGAGCGAGACCCTGGCGGTGCTGGGCAGGAACAACAGCCCCGGCGTGTCGTACGTCAAGCCGGGCGAGTTTGATGCGCTGTGCGGGACTGTCACCCTTGGAGCGCTGGGCGTACCTGTTTAG